CCTGTTCACCACCGAGTTCTACGAGTTGGCACGCGGTGAGCGGGGTACCGAAGGAGACGCCGGGCGGGAACAGGACCTGTTCGAAGGCGTGAACGGAGGGAGCGAGGCATGAGTCCACGTACGCCGGGCGGACCGGGCCCCGGCAGCGGGCTCGCGCAGCCGCTGTCCATGCCGTCGCCCGGGCGGGCGGTCGCCTACCTGGGACTGTTCGTCCTCGGCGCGGTCGTCGGCGCCGCCGGTACGCTCGTGCAACCGGGCTGGTTCCCCGGCGGGTTGCTGCTCGCGCTGGCCGGAGCCGCCGGGCTCTTCCTCGGCGGCTCGCGCGCCCTGAACACCCGTGCGGGAGCCGTCGCGCCCGCCGCCGGCTGGATGATCGCCGTCATCCTGCTCACCGCCAGCCGGCCCGAGGGCGACTTCCTGTTCGGCGCCGGGATCGGCTCGTACCTCTTCCTGCTCGGCGGCATCGTCGTCGCTGTGATGTGCGCCACGCTTGCCCAGGGACGGCAACCCGACGGGCCCCGTGCCCGACTTGCCAAGTGACGTACCACTTCGCCGCTTCATCTCCGTGCGGGTCCCGTGGGAGTTTCCCCGGTGGACGCGCTCGGGGGACCTGAAGCGGCCAGTATCGTGGTGCGCGCCGCCGCGCCTGCCCCGGGCGCTCGCTCCCGTGCGAGCAGGGGGACTCCCACTGTGAGGTCGCGGCCGGCGGTGAAGCCAACCGGGAGAACCTGCCTTGAGTCGTGAAACTGACAGTTCGTCCGCCGGGCGCAACGGGCGCAACGGGCGCGGCGGTGCCGCGTACCCGTCGGGCACGCCGCCGTACGGCACCCCCACGGCTTCCGAGGACGGCGCCGACGCGGGTCGCGGCGGTGCCCGGCCGG
The DNA window shown above is from Streptomyces sp. NBC_00670 and carries:
- a CDS encoding DUF6113 family protein; its protein translation is MSPRTPGGPGPGSGLAQPLSMPSPGRAVAYLGLFVLGAVVGAAGTLVQPGWFPGGLLLALAGAAGLFLGGSRALNTRAGAVAPAAGWMIAVILLTASRPEGDFLFGAGIGSYLFLLGGIVVAVMCATLAQGRQPDGPRARLAK